One Alnus glutinosa chromosome 3, dhAlnGlut1.1, whole genome shotgun sequence genomic region harbors:
- the LOC133862470 gene encoding uncharacterized protein LOC133862470 produces MAATKQVSLKLLIEKKSQRVLFAEADKEFVDFLFSIFILPVGTITRLLQKKNMAGCLRSLYKSIENLSDIYLQPDQDKNFLLDPKVAISGAKVPLLLPSVEQSYTATNFYRCVHVSSGSSKYSNCSEYVANDQRAICPHCKSSMTSEQKYVEYPPRDIKASSSSEGGYVKGVITYMVMDDLDVKPMSTISSISLLTKFGVRDLGAVEEMVVDLGIDEVLSLLEASLKSKTVLTDVFLSNHTDNEIEVIQDVCLNTEPNESTVASC; encoded by the exons ATGGCAGCAACAAAACAGGTAAGCCTGAAGCTTTTGATAGAGAAAAAGAGCCAGCGGGTGCTCTTTGCTGAAGCAGACAAGGAATTTGTTGATTTCCTCTTTAGCATTTTCATTCTGCCGGTCGGAACTATCACTAGgctcttacaaaagaaaaacatggcAGGCTGCTTGCGTAGCCTGTACAAGAGCATAGAGAATTTGAGTGATATTTACCTTCAGCCAGACCAAGATAAAAACTTTCTGCTCGACCCAAAAGTAGCCATTTCTGGTGCTAAAGTCCCTCTCCTCTTGCCAAGCGTTGAGCAGTCATATACAGCCACTAATTTTTATAGGTGTGTGCATGTCAGTTCTGGCAGTAGCAAGTACAGCAACTGTAGTGAGTACGTGGCTAATGACCAGAGAGCAATTTGTCCTCATTGCAAGAGTTCAATGACATCCGAGCAAAAATACGTAGAGTACCCACCAAGGGATATCAAGGCATCCTCCTCTAGTGAGGGAGGTTACGTGAAAGGGGTGATTACTTACATGGTTATGGATGATCTTGACGTGAAGCCCATGTCCACCATCTCTTCTATCTCTTTACTTACCAAGTTTGGTGTCAGGGACCTTGGGGCTGTTGAGGAGATGGTGGTGGATTTAGGCATTGATGAG GTTCTGAGTTTGCTCGAGGCTTCTTTAAAATCTAAGACTGTTCTGACCGATGTCTTCCTTTCAAACCATACTGACAATGAGATAGAAGTAATTCAGGATGTGTGCCTAAATACAGAGCCAAATGAAAGCACCGTTGCTTCTTGTTAG